The proteins below come from a single Biomphalaria glabrata chromosome 10, xgBioGlab47.1, whole genome shotgun sequence genomic window:
- the LOC106069066 gene encoding putative leucine-rich repeat-containing protein DDB_G0290503, whose protein sequence is MEEKSESSNTAHIENINLEQTKEILTHNDNTAAKILTSHQEKDVEEIDHEATKKGIESTKKEVQSTTSRTHSETKCSEDEGPPASGEQLDLNNPPQDKDEIKDDPLGEKSLEENTNLDQSRINEIHESEDPVSSESMVLKSQQENLAETAEDEGEMTDYCVVTAEEVMEDEKSLQVTESTGASLETLHSFRPELGGASLDETQLHNLLNRDDVKVEYSQQEKIDLLCDNVQKDTIEATEVSSESINNSQPSSNETFSDNDATSKLETTDASNDKSDFSKLEPTDALNETTDATKGDSDSLKDNSDTAEQETDTIYKHNDDTVQQETGVYLNNAGISHLQKSDIALHSTSCAETSKSSLSQDNFIDNTNLETGNMSSDNTLNASSDIIFGTSKPSISDNISSISEHPLNSTDVCLHKEKCSAENNDTLSSSTETEAQLEDISLVPNEEQVLDDSLNSSAPRHHNTELSAAGINVDPVSEATETSTKLECLSETIDTAENFKVATSVLPQDKGQSTPPLGFSNDSNEFPESASETNLTPDIGTEVAADEPPLDETINRNISENIINKGESIVTSEDTKNEHITTSISKEEEECGGSDHFLSLDQDVASADFAALPASIDGVSLPTKDNIEHEQDSHLYESLDQEAGLEDAAIPKSCSELNSANVEHKDDHFQPLDEDTGKLNTIPKSFHLIAEPQSKETPDSCATNSKGTINDSANNDEDSFGKVAAEQQDIMRNTDIKADRKAGCSGMSLTRAFLQFGVVTLFGVGSAAVVPIALAAAGFEAGGIAAGSVAEYLMTLTSSAGFGMSIVTLLEDAGTASLGLIPQVFVGFLSAAAAGGVVLTSGLFRGKKQSASVSNGVTAAKERKTDLSTSTVSKEDYRLLSTAMSSQRGNKGEKKSNKNSENASASTGPKQDSPKGTLSDPRTKSPLAAEMPKETKPRDGKGESSDVSSARSSRSYP, encoded by the exons atggaagaaaagtCGGAATCTTCCAACACGGcacatattgaaaacataaaccTTGAACAAACAAAAGAGATTTTGACTCATAATGATAATACTGCTGCTAAGATATTAACAAGCCATCAGGAGAAAGACGTCGAAGAAATTGATCATGAAGCCACAAAGAAAGGCATCGAATCAACCAAGAAGGAAGTTCAAAGCACCACATCACGCACCCATTCAGAAACCAAATGTTCAGAAGACGAAGGTCCGCCTGCTTCTGgagaacaactagatctaaacaatccGCCACAAGATAAAGACGAGATAAAGGATGATCCGTTGGGTGAAAAGTCGCTAGAGGAAAACACGAATTTAGACCAAAGCAGAATTAACGAGATTCACGAATCAGAAGATCCAGTAAGCTCGGAAAGTATGGTGCTCAAAAGTCAACAAGAGAACTTAGCAGAGACTGCTGAAGATGAGGGTGAAATGACTGATTACTGTGTTGTCACCGCAGAGGAAGTTATGGAAGACGAGAAGAGCTTGCAAGTCACGGAATCTACAGGGGCGTCACTAGAAACTCTGCACTCATTTCGACCTGAACTTGGGGGAGCCTCTCTGGATGAAACACAACTTCATAATCTGTTGAACCGAgatgatgtgaaagttgaataTTCGCAGCAAGAAAAAATAGACTTGCTATGCGACAACGTACAGAAGGATACAATAGAAGCAACTGAAGTGTCTTCTGAATCTATCAACAATAGTCAACCAAGCTCCAATGAGACGTTTTCTGATAATGATGCCACGTCTAAGCTAGAAACAACGGATGCTTCTAATGATAAATCTGATTTTTCTAAACTAGAACCAACAGATGCTCTTAATGAGACAACGGATGCTACTAAAGGCGATTCTGATTCTCTTAAAGACAACTCTGATACTGCTGAACAAGAAACAGACACTATTTACAAACACAACGATGACACTGTCCAACAAGAAACAGGTGTTTACCTAAACAACGCTGGTATTTCTCATCTACAGAAATCAGACATTGCACTTCACAGCACGAGCTGTGCAGAAACATCAAAGAGCTCCTTAAGTCAAGATAACTTTATCGACAATACAAATTTAGAAACAGGAAATATGTCTTCAGACAACACTCTCAATGCCAGTTCGGACATAATCTTTGGCACTTCTAAACCAAGCATATCAGACAACATTAGTTCTATATCAGAACATCCATTAAACAGTACAGATGTTTGTCTGCATAAGGAAAAATGTAGTGCAGAAAACAATGACACGCTAAGCTCTTCTACAGAAACAGAGGCACAATTAGAAGATATTTCATTAGTTCCCAATGAAGAACAGGTCTTAGATGATTCCTTGAACTCTAGTGCTCCAAGGCACCACAACACTGAACTTTCAGCCGCTGGCATTAATGTTGATCCAGTATCTGAAGCTACGGAGACATCAACCAAACTAGAGTGTCTATCAGAGACAATAGACACAGCTGAAAATTTTAAAGTAGCCACTTCCGTGTTACCTCAAGACAAAGGACAAAGCACTCCGCCTCTTGGGTTCAGCAATGATTCCAATGAGTTCCCAGAAAGCGCTAGTGAAACTAATTTAACACCAGACATTGGAACTGAAGTAGCAGCTGATGAACCTCCATTGGACGAAACCATAAATCGAAATATTTCTgagaacataataaataaaggtGAAAGTATTGTTACATCAGAAGACACTAAGAACGAACACATTACTACTTCAATTAGCAAGGAAGAAGAAGAGTGTGGAGGTTCAGATCACTTTCTTTCATTAGATCAAGACGTAGCGTCAGCAGATTTTGCTGCATTGCCAGCTTCGATTGATGGCGTGAGTTTGCCAACAAAGGACAATATTGAGCATGAGCAAGATTCACATCTCTATGAATCTTTAGATCAAGAAGCTGGATTGGAAGATGCTGCAATACCAAAATCTTGCTCTGAACTCAATTCAGCAAACGTGGAACACAAAGATGATCACTTTCAACCATTAGATGAAGATACTGGAAAATTGAATACGATACCGAAGTCTTTCCATCTCATTGCTGAGCCCCAGAGCAAGGAAACACCCGATAGCTGTGCCACTAATTCAAAAGGGACCATCAATGACTCTGCTAACAACGACGAAGACAGCTTTGGGAAAGTAGCCGCTGAACAGCAAGACATCATGAGGAATACTGACATAAAAGCAGATCGAAAAGCAGGATGTTCTGGCATGAGCCTTACGAGGGCATTCTTGCAGTTTGGCGTTGTAACACTCTTTGGCGTCGGTTCTGCTGCTGTTGTTCCTATCGCCCTTGCAGCTGCGGGTTTCGAAGCTGGTGGCATAGCAGCAGGAAGTGTAGCCGAATACTTAATGACCTTGACCTCCAGCGCCGG CTTCGGTATGTCCATCGTAACTCTATTGGAAGACGCTGGCACTGCTAGCCTGGGTTTAATCCCTCAGGTCTTTGTTGGCTTTCTGTCTGCTGCAGCTGCTGGCGGCGTTGTTCTGACTTCTGGGCTATTTCGAGGCAAGAAACAGTCAGCAAGCGTGAGCAATGGCGTCACCGCTGCCaaggagagaaagacagacctGAGTACCAGCACGGTCTCAAAAGAGGATTACAG ACTGCTCAGCACTGCCATGTCCAGCCAGAGAGGGAACAAGGGCGAGAAAAAGTCCAACAAGAACAGCGAAAACGCCAGCGCCTCAACTGGACCTAAACAGGACAGCCCAAAGGGGACACTATCTGACCCTAGAACGAAGTCACCACTCGCCGCAGAGATGCCAAAAGAGACGAAACCACGTGATGGCAAGGGAGAGTCTTCTGATGTGAGTTCCGCTCGCTCCAGTCGCTCTTACCCGTAA